In the genome of Onychostoma macrolepis isolate SWU-2019 chromosome 10, ASM1243209v1, whole genome shotgun sequence, the window atattcaaaatgttatatttaaaacattaatctcacaacattgctatgaatttaaaacatccatgccacctctgagcctctctaaatgtctgtaaatttacctacatgccacttttgtgttcttctgtgccacctttgtagtggaaactaattttgttgaatgatttcttttgattagtaacttattcttcttattctacctgttcttatggaattttttttattattaaaaacgggggacttcaaatgtggtcaccctagggcactacactgtgttaatccgggcctgtcagtgatgcaaatcagaatttgtatcagctgttactccagttttcagtgtaatatgatccttcagaaatcattaaaatatattgttttattaccagtgttgttgaaaaaaaacaaaaacaaaaaaacagcatatgctggttagatatgttttgaagctgggatgctggtttgtgctggtcatgtgctggtcttgagcagGTCGGACCAGTTTAGGACaagcaaaggaccagcttaaatcagttcaaaccagcatcccgtgcttcaaaacataccataccagcatatgctgtttttttcaacagggaacagttttgctgcttaatattttttggaacctgtgacattttgttcaggattcttttatgaatagaaagctaaaaaagaacagcattgataataaatcaggctgataaaaattctgatttgcatcactgaaataaattacattaaaaaaaaattaaaggtattttgaacggctgtgtgtgtgttgtgtgtgtgtgtgtgtgtgtgtgtgtgtataaaattgtatctaaatatctatatatctaaataaaaatagactatattcagtatatgatccaaagtaactagtaactaactacttgagtagtttttttatccgatacttttttactcttactcaagtaactattcagactattacttttacttttacttgagtaaatatttcttcaagtacttttacttttacttgagtacagtttttgggtactctacccacctctgagtacactataaaaaccattacgcctatgggatgtccccacttttcacaaaaacgaacatgtgtgtgtgtgtgtgtgtgtgtgtgtgtgtgagtgagtgaagcCCCTGTTGTGGATGATTCTAAGCGTTTCCTTGATTAAAGACTGTTCAACGTTTCCTCGGTTCCCTTGTGCTCCTTATCACAGCGAATCGTAACAGTAAGCACATCATTGTCAAAATCTACAATCAAGGGACACCTTCATGAATGTAAATACAGAGGGTTTACAACAAGGTGCAAACCACTGGTAACATTCAAGAACAGGAAAGCAAGATTAGACTTTGCcagaaaacatctaaaaaaccCTCCCATGTTCTGGAAAACAATTTTTTAGACTGATGAAACCATGATTAACTTGTACCAAATTGATGGGAAGAGAAAAGTAAGGCAAAGAAAAGAACAGCTCACGATCCAAAGCAAAGCACATCAAgtgtcaaacatggaggtggcaGTGTTATGGCACGGTATGGCTGCCAATGGAACAGGCTTACTGGTGTTTATTGATGATGTAACTACTGACAGAAGTAGCAGGATGAATTCTGAGGTCTTTAAGGCTATACCCTCTGCTCACATTCAGCCAAATGCTACAAAACTGATAGGACACATGCTTCACAATGCAGATGGATAATGATGACCCTAAACATACTGCGAAAGCAACTCAAGACTTTTTGAAGGCAAAGAAATGGAATATTCTTCAATGGCCAAGTCACTCACCTGATCTCAATCCAATAAAGCATGCTTTTCAGTTATTGAAGACAAGAATGAAGGCAGAAAGACTCACAAACAAGCAGCAACTCAAGGTAGCTGCAGTGAAGACCTGGCAAAGCATCTCCAGGGAGGAAACTCAGAATTTGGTGATGTCCATGGGCTCCAGACTACAGTTAGTCATTGACTGCAAAGGATTTTCATCCAAGTATTTAAATCGTGCTCATATTTACAAtgacactcttaaaaataaaggtgcttcacgatgctatagaagaacctttttgtctaaatctAAAGaaactttctgtttcacaaaaggttctttgtggtgaaagaaagTTCTTCAGATTAGAAAAAgataagaaagagatggttctttagaGATTCACctggtttttaaaagtacagcaGTAGCTATCATGCAAGGGTTTGAGTTTCTGGCAAAACTTCTGACAGAAGACACAAAATGAAAGCAACAAAATCAGTTTCTTGATGTGACTGTATGATGACTGTCTCTTTTGGTCTCATGCAGGATGTGTCTGATAATGCCTGTTCTGGGTCTGgcagctttgtgaatattcCTGGACTTCTGTCCATGATTGAAGTAGCAACTGATGGCAGTGTCTTTGGTGTCAACTATCAAGGGAACTTATACCAAAGGTGAGCTGAACAGTCATAATATTACAAGTTGTATGAACAAAAGTGATGAATTcatcaagaaacattttctgATGTAAATCAAGCACTGCATTAAGAAAACATCATTATTGTCTATTGCAGAATTGGTGTCACTCACTCCAACCCTTCTGGCACAGACTGGCAAGCAATGGTTGCTTGTCCCAACGGCCACAAACACGTCAGCTTTGACCTGGGAGTGCTGTGGGTTGTATGTGTTGATGGCTCCATCCGTAAATGTACTTTATAGTTTGTCACTTCAGCAACAGAGGAGTTCAATCATTAACAGAAACCTCAAAGTAATCAGTCAttattaaccctttaaaacctaagggtaaaataggtcattttcacacattttgtttatttgactgtaaaattctaacagaatgtgctattttcaagtgcaaggtgtcatttttttcagaaaacaaatggctttcaaaaaagtacagtttttgaccattaatcttgtgttttgagtttgtaaacagaatttaaatagacaaaaataaaaaaaaaggaatatatatatatttttttatttagaaaaaaaagagaaaaatcatgatcgaaataatccaacacttcttacttcaaaattcaactataatacatatatacaagtatttttgggacactgggttgcacagttttcattcaggaggcttttttgttcatacacgcacacatttacacatgcatgtacatgcatacacccattcatttacatgcgcGGACTCATTATAGCGACGCACATAACGTCTGCCggggaagttgtggcctaatggttagagagtcggacttgtaatccaaaggttgcaagttcgagtctcgggccggcaggaattgtaggtggggggagtgaatgtccagcgctctctccaccctcaataccagttcggtgcccttgagcaaggcactgaacccccaactgctccccgggcgccgcagcataaatggctgcccactgctccgggtgtgtgttcacagtgtgtgtgtgttcactgctgtgtgtgtgcacgttggatgggttaaatgcagagcacaaattccgagtatgggtcaccatacttggccgtatgtcacttcacttcacaACGTTACCACATGTGAAAAAGTCTCACTCAGCCTGCTCCCAAAgtctcatcaaaaatcatcctaatcgactcttatgctgtttactcctccttgaccatgtttttgttcattttgtttattattttatgcaataacaaACTCCGCGCTCCCTATCTCTCCATTCAAATTCTCCCTTCCCGCTCTCCCGGAAATCTGCCGTCATTTGTTGATGGAGCGCAAGAAATTACCGTAATAAGCCATATATTGCCGAAAAGCGCATTTTGTCTGCTATCAGGAgcaattatgaattattttgatagtgcaaacggtagaagagttatggtaacatgaatacagcttggtctgatgtgtcggcgccgacacagcCGGTTTGGAAAACCAAAAGCTTTATTATActtattatacttttatatattattctttttttttcttggtgtaATATCTGTActtttgcaataaaataaagaatcaGACACAGACACGGTTCTCtcttcttttcttctctttttcacACCGTCAGCTAGTGGTCACACAATACCTTTGCAGACACATTTCCCCTTTTCTTTGAAGCATATCCATTGAGGTACCGTCTTGAAACATAACAAAATAGTATCTCATTCTATCAGGAACACCTTATTTAACAAAGAATTACAGAATTACTTTAAGAAACAATCCACCTGATTATTCGAAACAAGTAAATTAACAGAACAATTACTGATATGCTCTCCTGTAACTACTCCTTACACAAAGGAATACTTTCTTTAAAGAGTGTCTTCGTCACCCTATAGACTAATCACAGTAATAACTAAAATAACCATAAACTGATTTTGAACCACTGAACTATTTCAGGCTTACAGTGactgttacttttttaacacagTCCTTCAAACAAACTGGTTGTTTAGGGACTCTCGCACTTCGCCTAGGACTTGTTTGCTGTTCCTTCTCGTGAGCCTGAGGCTGTAAAGTTGGTTCCCCTTCTGGTATTTTTCCCAAACTTATCAGCACCTCATTCGGAACGCCAGTGAGACGAGACGCATTCCATTTCTTCCCATCACCCAACAGGAAAGTATTTGGACCAACTCTCCTTTTCACCAAATGCGGAACAGTATACCTTGGGAATCCTTTGTGAACATGCTCTGGTTTCTTAATACGCACCCAGTCTTGTTCCTTGAATTTGGGTACCTTGGCTCCTCTCCTTTTTTCAGTATCCTCTTTCCATTTCTGCTGTTTACGTGTCACAGTGTTTTCAATGTCCGCATATGTCTTCACATCTGCGCCGGCAGGATATTCAATTTAGTGCGCATCTTGCGGCCACGCAGCAACTCAAAAGGCGTAGCCCCCGTGGTAGCGTGTGGTGTTGCCCGGAAGCTATGCAAAAACTGTGTCACAGCTGATTTCTAAGGCTTTTCTCCTGAATTGCAGATTGATGCATTGCTTCAACACTCTATTAAATCGCTCGACTGCCCTGTTGGCTTGAGGATAATATATGCTGGAGTATGTATGTTGAATGTTACGTTCCTTCAGAAAGTCAGCCAAAGCAGATGATGTTAACTGTGGACCATTATCAGACACTAAGCAGTGCAGATTTCCCTCTCTACTAAAGACGGTGTCCAGAAAGTTTATGACAGCATCAGTTGTCACTTGGGGTGCAAAAGCTACTTCTGGCCACTTACTAAAGTAATCAACCAGGGTTATGGTGTAGCGGCAGTCCCATGCAGCAGCTTCAAATGGTCCCATGATATCGATGGCTATCTTTTCCCATGGGCCACTAGGTAGTTCTACAGGTATGAGAGGTGCAGGTGCAGGCTTGGCCGTTTTGTCATTCAACTGACATGTCATACAGGAGGCACTTCTACCCATTTTCGGCCACCAGTAGAGATCACGAAGCCTTTGCTTTGTTCTGACAATGCCTTGGTGTCCTTCGTGTGCTAAATTTATGAGTCTTGTACGCAGTGACACTGGGACTACTAGGCAGTGGTTACCCCGCATAATTAACGGACCCTCAACAGAAAGCTCATGTCATATATGAAAGTAGGGTTCCAGTTCTTGTTTCACtgactttttgtttttaggCCAGCCTTCCTCTATCTGAGCACGAAGATGGGTTAACTGGGGGCAGCTCTCAGATGCAGAAGCGAACTCGGAGACAGACATGGCAAGCAAGTGAGACACAGTGGCAACCAGTTCTGGTTCATCTGTTGGATCTCCCATGTCAGGTAAAGGGAGTCGAGAGAGACAGTCTGCCGTAACGTTGTACTTCCCAGGACGGAATGCAACCTCATAAGAATAGCATAACAGATGGGCTGACCACCTAGCGATCCGCATGCCAGCTCTCCCTGTGCCTTTAGATGTAAGAAGCGTTGTGAGGGCTTGGTGGTCAGTGCGCAGGACAAAATGTCTCCCCCAAAGATATGTCCTCCATTTTTCAATACTCCACACACAAGCCAATGCTTCTCTTTCCACAGTTGAGTACTTCCTTTCGGCCGGCGAAAGAGTTCGGGAGGCAAATGCAACTATGCGCTCAGTACCATCAGTATGTAGCTGTGAAAGAACTCCTCCACACAATAATCAGAAGCATCGGTACTCACATAAGTTGGTAGTTGGGGATCAAACAGAGCCAGAATGGGGTTCTGAGATAAGAGCTTTTTCAGGGTAGCAAAACTTTGTTCTGCCTTATCAGTCCAGAGAAAGTTCATGTCAGTAGAGGTTCTCAAAACTTCACGCAGTGGTTCCACCACTGTTGCGTAATCAGGAAGAAATTTACTATACCAGGAGGTAAGGCCCAGGAATGAGCGCAATGAGGCCAAGTCATGGGGAGCAGGTGCATGTACGATAGCACCTAAATTATCAGGACgcagcagtgttaattttggcaggcatttttgatttagtcttagtctttatcttgagacgaaaatgcttaatagtcttagtcacattttagtcatttgagtctttcatagttttagtctattcattgtatttttgtcaacttttcgtcattacttttagtcaaagagccgttaacaacatttattttggtagctattttatatgtagtattcaaacaaaaataggcatcagttattttctctttagaccgctttagaccaaatcaattaagcttatgagaaatttgaatcaaggattgaatttgtaaaaactggaataaattttcattttttggtagagctacaaattaaactcatttttcagagacagtagctttacttaattatacatttatttaacatctttggttggttaacatttatgacacggataggaatgctgtccctttaagacggaaggcatgcatgtaatactgacacacattcagttttcacccacctgtttacGCTCACTGAAGCCGtaactgactgtatttacgTGAGATACTTTACACAATAGACATttgaactgctgtgtgtgtatttgagcaccgaaaactgatcgcgcgctgtatgagaactgaagaagtggagcgtgcgcgagagagagcaCTTCTATCAGCGCGATTCCGCCTATCCCGCCGTCACTAACTTTCCTGCTTTACCTTGACTTTGTGTACGAATGCATGTACTGGCAGCAATTCAGAAGTCTCATTATTTGTAACCACGGTATCACCTTCTATACGGCAGTTAAGTGCTTTCAGCAGATCCATCCCCAGCAAAGGTGAGCCTGACTGTACTATGTAGATGGTACCCACAGCTGATTTACCGTCATGGAAGACTTCTGTGGAGAAACAGCCCAGTACCAGAATAGTCTCTTTagtataagaaactaatttTACTGTCGGCAGATTGAGAGTGCATGAAGAAAAACGTGCACGGTAAGTACTCTCTGGTAGTATGGACACTGATGAGCCTGTGTCCACTATTAGCTCCACTGGCTGACAATGTCCATCATCCGTTTTGATTTGCACACAACAGAGAATTTTTGTCTTTCACAGTCATAGGTTCATTCATGTATAATACAGTGAGCATATTACAATCTCATGCACCTGTTTCTGTGACGAGCGACACACTTTGGGGTCCTATTTAAAGTGTCCTATTATTCCACATGAATTGCAAACTGCTTTTGTTGCTGGACATGAAGGTTTGTTAGCCAGATGATTGCTGCATCCGCAACGGTAGCATGAACGTCGTTGTTTCGAGTTGGCAACAGGCCATTCTGACGAAGAGAAAGGTAGTGGCTTTCGGTCCCGTAGAGGTTGTTTGGTATTCCGATGACTCTGTATGGCCTGCACTTTTGAAGTATCTGAAAGTATCTCCGAGTTCTTTAATGCAGTCTCCATTTGCACTGCAATTGAGACGGCTTTATTCAGAGTGAGGTCCGGTTCAAGCAAAAGTCTGTCCTGAACACGTGAACTAGCCGCCCGCTCCACGAGCTGATCGCGAAGATTTGCTCTTCCATGTCTCCAAAATCACATGCAGCCAAAAGCTCCCGTAAAGCGGCTAGGAACTGATTAATAGTTTCATCAGTCCGCTGTGTCCTTTGCCTAAATTTGTGTCTCTCCGCAACAACATTAACAGCAGGAACGAAATGTTTTTTCAGTGCAGCAACCGTCGTATAGTATAAGTATTGCCCGAGTCTGGTAGTGTATAAAATAGTCTCTGTCCTTCTGTACCCAAAGCATGCAGCAAAACAGCTCATTTTCTTTCCTCCGGCCATGCGTCGCCTGTAGCATCAATTACAAGAAGgtaattttcaaacattttgagCCAGACAGTGAAAGTAAGTGAAGACTCGCCAGGGCATGGCAGGAACAGAGCTGGTAAAGGAACTGTAATCGACATCCTCATCGCCAAATGTAATATCTGTActtttgcaataaaataaagaagCAGACAGAGGCTGCATCCGAAACCGCCTACTtctctactatatagtaggcgaAAAGCAGTAGGCGAGCGAATAAGTATGTCCGAAACCTCAGTATTCATATTAGAGTAGGCGAGAATTACCTTGGCGATATACTAATTCTCGCGAGATTCGGACGTGCGTCTACTTAAAGTGAGTCCGAATATGCCTACTtacctactatatagtaggggaaAAGCATAGGCGAGCAAAGAAGTATGTCCGAAACCtcagtattcataaaagagtAGTCGAGAAGTTCCCGGATGTCCTACTGCTTCAGCCCAGATTCTTGAGTGCTCATCGATGGATACTTTTCAATCCCAGAAGCCCACGGGAGATCAATATGTCATCATCAAACGTGATGGAGAACAGTGACGCGGGTGTTTACAAATGTGAGTATTACAAACCAAAAACGCGGTTTCCtgtgttaaaatcacatttgtttgGCAAGGTGGATGGCTGCGTAACGCGAGAACCCAACGAGATCTGGTGCAGAATCCAAAATGGCGGCTCCCCACTGCTAGATTTcattcaatttttcttttttcttcattctttttcttctcttgttttgcattttttttctcccttccGTTTCAAAACTGGACTATAACGCTTTGCAACCTGGATTACCTTGAGGATTATATCGACACGCATTATAACAGACTCACCATGAACAAGGACAAACCAGAcgacaacaaaaaaagtaaaggCAATCTCACTCCAAACTCCAAAAGACCCCGTCCTGATTCACTATCCAGCACAGGTACAACACCATCCACATCACCTGAACCGCCGTGCTGCACAGAGGTAAGCGCCATTCTACTCTCCATTGAAAATAAACTTTCCGGACTTGACGCAAGGATCGTGCTAATAGAAGTAATACACAAGGACTTTCAAGAACTACGGCACAGCTTAGAATTCAGCCAAGAACAGATAGACACTCTCaccaaagaaaataattttttaaaggaCTCCGTTCACTCTCTTACCGATCAACTCACCTCCGTTGTCACACAAAACAAAGCCATGAAAGAGAACATTCTGAACTTACAATCGCGAAGCATGAGGGACAATTTAGTTTTCACAGGCTTTCTGGAACAAACCCCCAGACGACCCCGAACAATCAGTAAAGGACTTCATGATAAAACAGCTCAAATTACCAGCCGAAACCATACAGGATATCACTTTTCACCGCGTGGTtcaatggtttttatactgtacaaactgtatgtgctattgctctacaccaaccctacacctaaccctaccccttacaggaaactttgtgctatttcagattttcaatacactccattctgtgtgatttataagcgttttgaaacgtggggacatggggtaatgtcctgaaaagtcaccttctccttgtaatacctgtcatacccttgtcattatacaaatttatgtcctcatttgccacaaacacacacacacacacacacacacacacacacacacacacacacacaaaacagtattCTGTAGTAGGAGAATAGTTTCTGAATTAACAGTATTCTAGTCGAAAAGTAACTAACTGGGTGAcatattattacagtattttaaagtatGCATACAAAAGACAGCTAATTTACCATCCCATGAGGGCTTGGGAGAGGATTCAACCAAAAACCTAACAAAAGTGTaaggatttttttgttttttaattacaagcaagtgtgtttgttttggggTGGAGCTACACTCTGCAGGACACAGGCTCTGCAGGACTCGAGTTGCCCATCCATGATATATAACATTAACTCCTTTTAGGGGTCAAAGTTAAAGGGATAAACATTAACAACATTTGTTAACAACAAAGTTTAGCATGGTAATATACAGGGCAAttagtgttgggaaggttactttggaaatagGTTATAATAACATAAATCTATAAGAGAGATAGCAAAAACCTTAGGTGTGGTCAGATCAACGGTTGGCTACATTCTTAAGAGAAAAGTGtgagagtatgtgtgtgtgtgtgtgtgtgtgtgtgtgtgagtgagtgaagcCCCTGTTGTGGATGATTCTAAGCGTTTCCTTGATTAAAGACTGTTCAACATTTCCTCGGTTCCCTCGTGCTCCTTACCACAGCGAATCGTAACAGTAAGCACATCATTGTCAAAATCTACAATCAAGGGACACCTTCATGAATG includes:
- the LOC131548554 gene encoding fish-egg lectin-like yields the protein MKIFIRRTPRVLTVPQDVSDNACSGSGSFVNIPGLLSMIEVATDGSVFGVNYQGNLYQRIGVTHSNPSGTDWQAMVACPNGHKHVSFDLGVLWVVCVDGSIRKCTL